The following proteins are encoded in a genomic region of Thermococcus pacificus:
- a CDS encoding transcriptional regulator, which translates to MEAIRELTKNHTLGNPARLAIMLYLLPRERALFRDILEVLELTPGNLDSHLKALEKAGYIKVYKIIADRPRTAVKVTEKGAMETAKYMRALKEALSAIAPQD; encoded by the coding sequence ATGGAAGCCATCAGGGAGCTGACGAAGAACCACACGTTGGGCAACCCCGCCAGGCTGGCTATAATGCTCTACCTCCTGCCGAGGGAGAGGGCGCTCTTCAGGGACATCCTTGAGGTGCTCGAGCTAACACCGGGCAACCTCGACTCCCACCTCAAAGCCCTTGAAAAGGCAGGTTACATTAAAGTTTACAAGATCATAGCGGACAGACCGAGGACCGCGGTGAAGGTTACTGAAAAAGGTGCAATGGAGACCGCGAAGTACATGCGGGCGCTCAAAGAGGCCCTCTCGGCTATCGCTCCCCAAGACTGA
- a CDS encoding RAD55 family ATPase, giving the protein MEVLSTGIPVLDEALGGGLLEDSNLLIIYDTYSNGWTLAFEVLRNRIREGDFGVIIDSVLPLTPLKMELGMLNFDVEKEGRAGNLAILDIFSSFHKLSYDEDYVYTDSTLDSETFLPKYLHLYRRVLKERIHERRPIGIDVTVDGLAFLLGEESTIKLFQSLMALKERAKMEEKRKRPINIFLLNRGRASDKLVSWISLYSQYVIEFCSSADSIKEKMVIRKSTLPEFKPREGGYRFRIENGRVIIE; this is encoded by the coding sequence ATGGAAGTCCTCAGTACGGGTATTCCGGTTCTCGATGAGGCCCTCGGTGGGGGTTTGCTCGAAGACAGTAACCTGCTCATAATCTACGACACCTACTCCAACGGCTGGACGCTTGCCTTTGAAGTTCTGAGAAACAGGATCAGGGAGGGCGACTTTGGGGTCATCATAGACTCGGTTCTCCCCCTCACGCCTTTGAAGATGGAGCTCGGAATGCTGAACTTCGACGTTGAAAAGGAGGGAAGAGCTGGGAACCTGGCAATACTGGATATATTCTCCTCTTTTCACAAACTGAGTTATGACGAGGATTACGTTTACACCGATTCCACACTGGATTCCGAGACTTTTCTCCCCAAGTACCTCCACCTCTACCGCAGGGTTCTGAAAGAAAGAATCCATGAGAGAAGGCCCATAGGGATAGACGTGACGGTAGATGGTCTGGCATTCCTTCTTGGAGAGGAGAGTACTATCAAACTCTTCCAGAGCCTGATGGCGCTGAAAGAAAGGGCAAAAATGGAGGAGAAAAGAAAGCGGCCGATCAATATCTTTCTTCTTAATAGGGGGAGGGCATCCGATAAGCTAGTATCGTGGATATCGCTCTACAGCCAGTACGTCATAGAGTTCTGCTCCTCCGCTGATTCCATCAAGGAGAAGATGGTCATAAGGAAATCCACTCTTCCGGAGTTCAAACCCAGAGAAGGCGGCTACCGCTTCCGGATAGAGAACGGGCGGGTCATCATCGAATAA
- a CDS encoding TIGR04140 family protein — protein sequence MRIIETPIPLKELNEIRERGGAKVSLTLLGRTERNGIPLNRVLIRGNQKEIERFMEFLMRSRAGG from the coding sequence TTGAGAATCATCGAAACTCCAATTCCACTAAAAGAACTCAACGAAATCCGCGAGAGGGGCGGGGCAAAGGTTAGCCTGACACTCCTGGGAAGAACCGAGAGGAACGGCATACCCCTCAACCGGGTTCTGATACGGGGAAATCAAAAGGAAATAGAGCGCTTCATGGAGTTCCTCATGCGTTCGAGGGCAGGGGGCTAG
- a CDS encoding TIGR00269 family protein, with product MPKCSKCGRPAVYHARYTGMYYCHKHFNEMVEKKFKETVKKYRLIEKGERIAVGVSGGKDSVVLMHLLAKLREKFPFELVAITIDEGIAGYRPPSVEIAKRNAEKLGIEHRSYSFKEYIGFTLDETVEIMGSFEKGERVGACSYCGVWRRWLLNYAAKDVGADKLAVGHNLDDEVQMFVMNILRGDIARLGRTGPYYEEIHPELVPRIKPLREIPEKEIVLYAVLNNIEVDLSECPYAVEAFRAEIRDWLNEMEEKHPGTKYQILRSYDKLFPLIAKTYTKRTSELNRCKICGQPTTGEICKACQFRLQVERKAREKGLTFRVE from the coding sequence ATGCCAAAGTGCTCAAAGTGCGGAAGGCCAGCCGTTTACCACGCACGCTACACAGGCATGTATTACTGCCACAAACACTTCAACGAGATGGTCGAGAAGAAGTTCAAGGAGACGGTTAAGAAATACCGCCTCATAGAAAAGGGTGAGAGGATAGCCGTTGGTGTGAGCGGCGGAAAGGACAGCGTCGTCCTCATGCACCTTTTGGCCAAGCTCCGCGAGAAGTTTCCCTTCGAGCTGGTTGCGATAACGATTGACGAGGGCATAGCCGGCTATCGTCCTCCGAGCGTCGAGATAGCGAAGAGGAACGCCGAAAAGCTGGGGATAGAGCACAGGAGTTATTCCTTCAAGGAATACATCGGCTTCACGCTCGATGAAACGGTTGAGATAATGGGGAGCTTCGAGAAGGGTGAGCGCGTTGGAGCGTGCTCCTACTGCGGCGTCTGGAGGCGCTGGCTCCTCAACTACGCGGCCAAAGATGTAGGAGCCGATAAGCTGGCAGTCGGCCACAACCTCGACGACGAGGTTCAGATGTTCGTTATGAACATCCTAAGGGGCGATATAGCGCGCCTCGGGAGAACCGGTCCATACTACGAGGAGATTCATCCCGAGCTGGTCCCGAGGATTAAGCCCCTCCGCGAGATTCCCGAGAAGGAAATCGTCCTGTATGCTGTCCTGAACAACATTGAAGTCGATTTAAGCGAGTGCCCCTACGCTGTTGAGGCCTTCAGGGCCGAGATAAGGGACTGGCTCAACGAGATGGAGGAGAAGCATCCAGGAACGAAGTATCAGATTCTGAGGAGCTACGACAAGCTTTTCCCGCTCATAGCGAAGACCTACACAAAGAGGACGAGCGAGCTCAACCGCTGTAAGATATGCGGCCAGCCGACAACCGGGGAGATATGCAAGGCCTGCCAGTTCCGCCTCCAGGTCGAGAGGAAGGCGAGGGAGAAGGGGCTGACTTTCAGGGTGGAGTGA
- a CDS encoding site-2 protease family protein, which produces MNTVLITVIAGIAAFWMILYALFGRKEEKEEGLTVDMFIAMWRTKRLLGFIDGISRKNRKLWRVYADVGIALGFMGMGYVFYALLKTAMQTVRQGGQGGGVQLVIPGLTIPLWYGLIGLAVVMIVHELSHGIVARAEGLPLKSVGLVLLAVIPGAFVEPDEEELEKAPLRARLRVYGAGSLANVVTAFIAVLIINLAISPLLQPSGILVSGILDDGPAYGILQNGDVITAMDGVQIQKIDEFIDFMNKTKPGQTVTLTVLRDGKELNVNLKLGAHPENPEKGYIGIYPAQSVTSKVGLDWLVLPLFFAFYWIYVLNIGIGLMNLFPLVPLDGGRMLDDVFKRYLPEGIANPVRYFTIGVGLFLLALNLIPAIMNLAG; this is translated from the coding sequence ATGAACACCGTCCTCATCACAGTCATCGCTGGAATCGCAGCGTTCTGGATGATCCTTTATGCCCTCTTCGGAAGGAAAGAGGAGAAAGAAGAGGGCCTAACCGTTGACATGTTCATCGCCATGTGGCGCACCAAAAGACTGCTTGGCTTCATAGACGGCATCTCGCGGAAGAACCGCAAGCTGTGGAGGGTCTACGCCGATGTTGGAATAGCCCTCGGCTTCATGGGCATGGGGTACGTCTTCTACGCCCTTCTGAAAACGGCTATGCAGACGGTCAGACAGGGAGGCCAGGGGGGGGGAGTCCAGCTCGTCATCCCCGGCCTCACTATACCCCTGTGGTACGGCCTGATAGGGCTCGCCGTCGTCATGATCGTCCACGAGCTCAGCCACGGCATCGTCGCCAGGGCCGAGGGACTGCCGCTGAAATCAGTCGGACTGGTTCTTCTAGCAGTCATACCCGGTGCATTCGTCGAGCCGGATGAGGAGGAGCTCGAAAAGGCTCCCCTCCGCGCCAGGCTCCGCGTTTACGGGGCTGGTTCCCTCGCCAACGTGGTGACGGCCTTCATAGCCGTCCTCATAATCAACCTCGCCATCTCCCCCCTGCTACAACCGTCAGGGATACTCGTTTCAGGTATTCTCGACGACGGACCCGCCTACGGAATTCTACAGAATGGGGACGTTATAACGGCAATGGACGGGGTTCAGATTCAGAAGATAGACGAGTTCATAGACTTCATGAACAAGACGAAGCCGGGTCAAACCGTGACGCTCACCGTGCTGAGGGACGGGAAGGAGCTGAACGTTAACCTCAAACTGGGGGCGCATCCAGAAAATCCCGAAAAGGGCTACATAGGCATTTATCCAGCTCAGAGCGTGACGTCCAAGGTGGGGCTCGACTGGCTGGTACTACCACTGTTCTTCGCCTTCTACTGGATATACGTGCTCAACATCGGCATAGGTCTAATGAACCTCTTTCCGCTCGTCCCGCTCGACGGCGGGAGGATGCTCGACGACGTCTTCAAGCGCTACCTGCCCGAGGGGATAGCGAATCCCGTGAGGTACTTCACGATAGGGGTCGGCCTCTTCCTGCTGGCCCTGAACCTCATACCCGCAATAATGAACCTCGCGGGTTGA
- a CDS encoding glycosyltransferase family 2 protein — translation MSRPEVSVIIPTYNRAHLLKRAIESVLRQSFDDFELIVVDDASPDNTQEVVESLDDGRIRYIRLKKNSGGPVARNTGIKKARGRFIALLDDDDEWFPHRLEVQIKKFEEIGKEFGVVYGGFYYVSQQDGRILGKRLPKFKGDVYTHLLKENFIGSPTLLIRRECFKKAGLFDPALTSSQDWDMWLRIARYYEFDYVNEIVAKYYVHGRQISFNMKKYIPGRERFISKHKDINKDPRIMSLHLSQMGMLLILGGNPEKGLKYVARSVAMSPFNLENYLKLMELAMDSRSMEYIKKILHFNR, via the coding sequence ATGAGTAGGCCAGAGGTCTCGGTGATAATCCCCACGTACAATCGGGCCCATCTGCTCAAAAGGGCTATAGAAAGCGTTCTCAGACAGAGCTTTGATGATTTTGAACTGATCGTGGTTGACGACGCATCTCCAGATAACACGCAGGAAGTTGTCGAGAGCCTAGACGATGGTAGGATCCGGTACATACGCCTCAAAAAGAATTCTGGAGGTCCCGTGGCAAGAAACACCGGAATAAAAAAAGCCCGGGGTAGATTCATTGCCCTTCTCGACGACGATGATGAGTGGTTTCCCCATAGATTGGAAGTTCAGATTAAAAAGTTCGAAGAAATCGGGAAAGAATTTGGGGTTGTGTATGGCGGATTCTATTACGTGTCCCAACAGGATGGAAGAATCCTCGGAAAGAGACTCCCGAAGTTTAAGGGAGACGTGTACACTCACCTTTTAAAGGAGAACTTCATAGGGAGCCCAACCCTTCTCATAAGACGAGAATGCTTCAAGAAGGCAGGTCTCTTTGATCCAGCCCTCACCAGTTCTCAGGACTGGGATATGTGGCTCAGGATAGCCCGTTATTATGAGTTCGACTATGTCAACGAGATAGTGGCCAAGTACTACGTCCACGGTCGGCAGATATCGTTCAACATGAAGAAGTACATCCCCGGGCGAGAACGATTCATCAGCAAACACAAAGACATTAACAAAGACCCAAGGATAATGAGCCTTCACCTGAGCCAGATGGGGATGCTACTGATTCTAGGTGGGAATCCAGAGAAAGGCCTAAAGTACGTGGCACGTTCCGTCGCGATGTCCCCCTTTAACCTAGAGAACTACCTGAAGCTCATGGAGCTAGCGATGGACTCCCGCTCCATGGAGTACATAAAGAAGATACTCCACTTCAACAGGTGA
- the galU gene encoding UTP--glucose-1-phosphate uridylyltransferase GalU: MRVRKAVIPAAGLGTRMLPITKSMPKEMLPIVDKPVIHYVVEEAIKAGIDDILIITGKGKRAIEDYFDRSFELEYYLREKGNLGQLRQVEEIGEMVDIYYVRQKKPLGLGDAILHAEKHVNGEPFAVLLGDDIIISEKPGIKQLIEVAEKKDAPVIGVEEVPWELVSRYGIVEGELVSRSLYRIKDMVEKPSPSEAPGNIAIIGRYILPPEIFEFLRRTPPGKGGEIQLTDALREMLKEQDMFAKVIDGERYDVGSRAGFIRANLEISLSRGDLREEVIKLMKSVLREVQDE; encoded by the coding sequence GTGAGGGTGAGAAAGGCGGTTATTCCGGCGGCTGGTCTCGGCACGAGAATGCTTCCAATAACCAAGTCAATGCCCAAGGAGATGCTTCCAATAGTGGACAAGCCGGTAATTCATTATGTTGTCGAGGAGGCTATAAAGGCAGGAATCGATGACATTCTCATAATTACCGGAAAGGGAAAGCGCGCTATTGAGGATTACTTTGACAGGAGTTTTGAGCTGGAGTATTACTTGAGGGAGAAGGGGAATCTGGGGCAGTTGAGGCAGGTTGAGGAAATCGGGGAAATGGTGGACATCTACTACGTGCGACAGAAGAAGCCCTTAGGTTTGGGCGATGCCATTCTCCACGCTGAGAAACACGTGAACGGGGAACCCTTTGCGGTTCTCCTAGGCGACGATATCATCATAAGCGAAAAACCAGGTATCAAACAACTCATAGAGGTTGCAGAAAAGAAAGACGCGCCAGTTATCGGTGTTGAGGAAGTACCGTGGGAGTTGGTCAGCAGGTACGGGATAGTGGAAGGGGAACTTGTCAGTCGCAGCTTATATCGGATAAAGGACATGGTAGAAAAACCATCTCCCTCTGAGGCTCCCGGCAACATCGCCATAATAGGCAGGTACATCCTCCCACCCGAAATTTTTGAGTTCCTCAGAAGAACGCCGCCGGGGAAAGGTGGCGAGATCCAGCTCACCGACGCCCTTAGAGAAATGCTAAAAGAACAGGACATGTTTGCGAAGGTAATTGATGGGGAAAGATATGACGTCGGGAGCCGTGCAGGGTTTATAAGGGCGAACCTGGAAATCAGCCTGTCAAGAGGGGACCTAAGAGAAGAAGTAATAAAGCTCATGAAAAGTGTTCTCAGGGAGGTTCAGGATGAGTAG